The Paenibacillus pabuli DNA segment TGTATTGATGCAGTCCGGTGCCGCGGGTATAACGGGAATGGCTGCAGCAGCGCCCTCCGATTCCGATGCCAAAGTAACCACCAGCAGTTCGACCGCCATTTATAACACGTTTCAATCCACACTCCAAAAAAAGAACGGCTTATCCGCCGCTGACACCTATCTGGAATCCAATATCGATAAAGTAACACCCCATCATGCGACCCTAATGGTGCTGCAGTTGGAGAATGCCCGCATCAAGGGATTAACAGCCATGACGGACCGCATGTTGGTTCCCAATGTTCAGGACAAGATGATCAAAGCATATAAGTGGAACGACAGTTTCACCCAACTGATGGAGCGTACCAAAGACTCGGAACTCCGCGCATTGCTGAAGGAAGCCCGGGATAGCGGCTATCGTCTCGTGATGTTGGAAGGCTCCCTTTATCCGATCATGAATTATATGGCTTTTCAAAAGTATAATTCGCATGTCAAACCGGATATCAAGCAGTACATCAACATCATGGCGGTCGAGACCAGCAATCTGGCTGCTGAGGATGGCGCACTTATCATTGGGTATCAGGAAATCCTGAACCGGGCATTGAATCAGGAACGTTTCCTGCAGGATTATCCGAAGTCCAATCGGGTCAAGCAGGTACGAAATTTGCTGAACAATTATACCCTGTATACATTTTATGGCCTGAACAATACACCGCTGTTTGATTACGAAACCAACACCATGGTGGCCAACGCCCAGAAAGGGTACAGGGCTGTTTTACAACGGAACGCACCTGCGGACAGTGACTTGCTGACTAAGCTTGGTGCCTTCATGGACGTGGTAACCGAAGCAAAATACCAGAAGACGTCTGCCGTGGAAAAGTGGCTGGAGCAGAAAGTGCCAACTGGCGGCTACACCGGCTTCTAACACCATTCATCGCATTAAGGAATATATCCGTTACAAAAACAAAACCGCCACAGGTTGCTCCCGTGACGGTTTTTCAGTGTGATCAACCCTGCTGAATCGGCTTGATCATATGGTTATATTCATGTCCTGCAATGACAATGACATCATCCTTCGTATATCCCTGCCGTTCATACAGCATCAAGGCACGACCATTATCACGCTCGACAATAAGAGCCACACGATCATGCCCGAGCTCCCTTCCCTGCTGCTCAAAAACAGCCATCAGAGCCCGCCCGATACCCTGTCCTTGATACGTTTCGCTTACCGACAGTGTATCCAGATAATATTCGCCGGGACGAGTTTCTTTGATTAAGGCAAATTTCTCATCCTGACTGCGTCCAGGCCGATCCAGAATCGGCTGGTCCAGACGTTCCGCTTCACTACCGTCATAGGCTACGAGAATACCGGCAATGTGCTCACCGTGTTCCATTACTGTGACATGGCGATAGCTGATCCGGTTGTCCTCCTGCATATAAAACTGCTTCAAAATCTGCATCGCCTGCTCGTGATTGGACTCACCCGCCAGCGCATATGCAATGTCTCCTATCGCCTGATAGAGCAGCAGGATGACCTGTTCTGCATCCTCCCTGCGTGCTGGTCGCAGCTGGAGATGGGGCTCGTTCCGATCCGGCTTCATCATGGAATCCTTCATCAGATTAACATGTTGAAGAGATTCAGATTTTTGTTCAGCTCGGTATAGGCAATGCCTTTGCGATTCATACGTTCAATCAGAGGCTGATAATCTTCCTTGTACATCAGCTCAATGCCTACCAAGGCAGGACCGTTCTCCTTATCATGCTTCTTCGTATATTCAAACCGGGTGATATCGTCATTCGGTCCGAGCACTTCCTCCAGGAATTCACGCAAAGCCCCTGCGCGCTGCGGGAAATTCACCATGAAGTAATATTTCAGACCTTCATAAATCAGGGAACGTTCCTTGATCTCCTGCATCCGGTCGATGTCGTTGTTACCGCCGCTAATTACGCATACCACGGTTTTGCCCATAATTTGCTCTCGGTATTGCTCCAGTGCAGCAACAGCCAGCGAACCTGCTGGTTCGACCACGATTGCATTTTCATTGTACAACTCCAAGATAGTGGTACAGGCTTTGCCTTCCGGTACCTTCACGATGTCATCAAGCGTGCTGCTGCAGATGTTGTAGGTCAGATCTCCGACCCGCTTCACTGCAGCACCATCCACGAATTTATCAATATCATCCAGCGTGACAACCTGTTTACGGAACATGGCCTCACTCATCGAAGCAGCACCCAGAGGCTCCACACCAATGATGCGTGTTTCCGGGCTAACCGTCTTCATGTAGGTTCCAACGCCAGCAGCGAGTCCACCACCGCCAATCGTAACAAATACGTAATCTGCATTCTCATCCAGGCTTTCCATGATCTCCATCGCCACTGTACCATTACCTGCAATAATCTTTGGCTGGTCGAACGGGTGAATGAACGTCATGCCCTGTTCGTCACATGCACGCATGGCTTCGGCATAAGCATCATCATACGTATCACCGATCAGCACAACTTCCACGTTGCTCCCACCGAAGCGTCGTACCTGCTTGACCTTCTGATTCGGTGTCGTACTCGGCATGAAGATTTTGCCGTTGATTCCGAGCGCATTACAGGAAAAGGCAACACCCTGTGCATGGTTGCCTGCGCTTGCGCAGACAATGCCTTTCTCCAGCTCAGCCGGAGTCAGACTGCGGATCATGTTGTAGGCACCCCGAATTTTGAAAGAGCGCACCACTTGCAGATCTTCCCGCTTGAGGTACACATTGCAATTATATTTGGCCGACAATACAGCATCCCGCTGCAGAGGCGTTCTTACAATAACTTCACGCAGCACATGATGTGCCCGTACGATATCTTCCATGCCAACACCGGCATGGCCAGAACTTTTGTTTTCCGTTGATTCTTGTTCCACTGGTTTCATCTCTTCTCCACACTCCGCTTGTCTTGGTTGGCAATGCAAGCATTGCTTTTTCTGTTATTGTATCACTTTTGACCTAAGCTTGCGCCAAGGCCTGAATCATTTGCCATCCGCAAAATTTCATCAATTATAATCTGCGGGTCGGTAAACGTGACCATATGACCGGATTGGCCTGCTTCGATCCATTGTCCGTTCGCTAGCCCTTGGACTGTCTTGCGGTGGGCCGACACGATGGCGGGTCTTATTTTTTGTTCTCCCTTTCCTGCTTTCGTACCTGAAATGATACTCACTTCCAGATTCCCCAGCTCAGGAGGAGTATGCCGTAAGGAGGCCAAATCATCCAGAAACGTCACCGATTCAGCAGCCATGGTACGTGATGCCTGTACAGTGAAGTCTTCCTCCTGGTGATCCTGCGCAACATCATCCGGTTGAACCTGGCCCGGCTTACTGCCCATCTTCCGATACAGTCCTGTACGAGCCATCAAAGGAAGCAGGAAACGGTTCACGGCAAAACTGGTTTTGGCCATAGTGGAGAAATACAGTTCACAGTTCTCGTCCGATGGATCGACCAGGATCAGTCCTCTAATGCGAGACAGATCTCCAGCTGCCGCAGCTCTGACGATTGGCCCTCCCCAGCTGTGCCCCACCAGAATGAAAGGACCTGGCCCAAGTGCAGTCAGCAGATCCCCCAGATCCTCTGCAAGCCTGCGGAGACTCCGCTGCTCCGTGTCGGCCTCACTCCGTCCCAGGCCAGAACGGTCATAGACCACAGACTGCGTATGTTCAGCCACTTGAGGCACCACGAGTCCCCACGCCGATCTGGAAAAGCCCATACCTGATTCAAAAACGACAATCGGATTGCCGCTTCCTTTGGACATATAATGAAGCTTGCGGCCATCTCGTGTGTGGATAAATGCACTTGAACCATACGAATGATTGGAATGAATAGCGTTCATGCTCCCCTCCTGACCTGATTACAAACATCGTCATTTGTAGTCCTATCGCTCTAATTGAAAATGATTATCAATTACTTAAGTATAGGATAATTCCTCCTGTAAAAGCAAACCAAAAACCCGATCCATACAAGGATCGGGTCCACAATAAACTGGCGTTTAAGACGATTGTATTCTCTACCTATTGCATTTCATTTACTTACCCTATCAATCATGGGCTACGCCCTAATTCCATGATCCTTGCTATTCAACTGATCCAGCAATTGATTCATGGCTTCTTCGCTCATCGCTCCCCCACTGAAAGCGACCAGGGCACGCAGCGGCATATATTTCATCATGGCAGCCATCATATCCGCATGCTCACCTGCATCATCGCCACCCATGCCGCTGGCTTCCTGGAATTGCTGCATGGCTTTTTCCAACAGCCTTTTGTTTGCCGGATCGCGCTGGATGTCGCCGAGTGTGCTATTCCGTGTGTATGTGGGAATGAACGTTGCCGTGGACTCCACTTTAATACGTTTAATCAGATGAATGTCCTTGGAAGAACTGCCCACTTGAATATCAAACTCGCCAGTCTCTACATGCCAGTCTTTCATATCCACATTGTAATAAGCAAACGACCGTTTGTTTAAGGTAAAGCGAACCACCTCGGAAGCCCCCGGCTCCAGCTCCACTTTGGCAAATGCCTTCAGTTCCTTCACCGGACGAATCACCGTACTTTCCACATCACTGATGTACAGCTGAACGACTTCTTTGCCCGTTCTGTCTCCGGTATTGGTGACTTTCACGCGCACTTCAACTTCATCTTGGTCTGTCAGTTCATTCCGGTCCACCGATAGATCGGTATATTCAAACGTCGTATAGCTCAGTCCATAGCCGAATGGAAATAACGGCTCGATCTGCTTCTTGTCATAGTATCGGTAACCTACGAAGATACCTTCCTTGTAGTCAACCCGATCTCCTTCACCCGGGAAGTTAAGGAAAGACGGATTATGGCTCAGCTGTGCAGGGAACGTCTCTGCCAGTTTGCCAGAAGGATTTACCTCGCCGTACAACAGGTCAGCAATCGCTCCGCCAACAGCCTGCCCGCCCAGATAGGCTTCGAGTACAGCCTTCGCTTGCGGCAGCCAAGGCATTTCCACTGGTGAACCATTGCTGAGCACGACAACGATACGTGACTGCACTTTGGCCACCTCTTCAATCAGGCGGATATGGTTATCTGGCAGGCGCAGATGGGCGCGGTCATATCCTTCGGATTCATAGCGGTCGGGCAAACCGACGAAAACGACGGCTGTATCCGCAGCCTGCGCAGCCTGAACCGCTTCTGTCATGAGCTGGTCATCCACATCATCCGCTTCAATGCGGTAACCCGGGGCATACGTGATCTCTGTCTCCGTTCCTGCAAGTCGGGTCATCTCTTCAACAATATCATCGACTTGGGTCGGATTGATGTGGGAGCTTCCTCCGCCCTGAAAGCGCGGTTTACGGGCAAAGGCTCCAATTAGCGCCAGCTTGCCTTCACGTTTCAACGGAAGCAGCTGATCTTCATTTTTCAGCAAAACCATACTCTCCGATGCCACCTTACGGGCAAGCTGGTGGTGCTCCTCCTTATTGTAGGTAGCGCCCTTACGCTTCTGATCCGCTGCCTTGAAGATGAGTATAAGCAGACGTTCCACCGCCCGGTCCAGCTTCTCCAGGGACAGCTTGCCGTTCTCAATCGCATCGATTACCTTCCGCTCTCCGATTCCGCCGCTTGCGGGCATTTCAAGCTCCAGCCCTGCGGAAAGTGCATCTGCACGCTCATTTACAGCACCCCAGTCAGATACAACAAGACCTTCATGTCCCCATTCTTCCTTCAGAATATCGGTGAGCAACCACTCATTTTCACCTGCATATGTACCGTTCACCTTGTTGTAGGAGCACATCACCGTCCAGGGCTGACCATCCTTCACCGCACCTTCGAAACTGGCAAGGTAAATCTCACGGAGCGTACGCTCATCCACCACTGCGTCAATGGACATACGCCGCTCCTCCTGATTATTCACCGCAAAGTGCTTCAGCGATGTACCCACGCCCTGACTCTGTACACCCTGGATATGGCCCGTCGCCATGCGTGTAGACAGAAGTGGATCCTCGGAAAAGTATTCAAAGTTCCTTCCGCCCAGCGGCGAACGCTTAATATTAACGCCGGGTCCCAGCAATACGCTAACTTCTTCAGCTTGACACTCTTCACCCAGCGCCACTCCAACCTGACGCGCCAGTTCGGTGTCCCAAGAGCTGGCCAAGCCTACTGCGGATGGAAAGCAGGTCGCCGGCACACTCGACGTCAAGCCCAGGTGATCCGCACTTCCGTCCTGTTTCCGCAAGCCATGCGGCCCATCTGTCACCATGATGGATGGGATACCGAGACGCTCCACTCCTTTCAAATGCCAAAAGTCCAGTCCTGAGCACATGCCTGCTTTTTCTTCCAGTGTCATCTGCTGTACCAGTTCCTTGATGTTTCGTTCCATAATAACCCCTCCAGTTCATGATGGTGCTACATTGCTATATTAACTAAGCATACAAGCTTATGTAGTAAGCATTCAAATGATTACCCGGTTAGTAACGTTTACATAACACCAGTAATTCATTCGTTTTGATAAACAAAGAAAGACAGCCCGATCCTTTCAGATCAAGCTGTCCCGTTGTCTTGCCGATATAGACTGGCGCCGAAATTCATTATCCGGATCGAATAATCAGGTTTACACCTGGGCTTTAAACCATGCTGCCGCAGCCAATGCCTCGGTACGGGTCAACTGATGGCCCTGACGCTCCCAGTGTGTTTTCACGTCTGCGCCTGCACCGCTAAGAAGTGAAGCCAGTTCTTCCGTTTCCCGTTTCGGCACAATCGGATCGTTCTCTCCTGCACCGATGAAAACAGGCAATCCGTTCAGATCAGGCAGTTCGAGTCCGCGCAGCGGTACCATAGGATGATGCAAAATTGCGCCTTTGAATGCGTCAGCCTGATGGAACATCAAACTAGCCGCAATGTTGGCACCATTAGAGTAACCAAGTGCGTAGACATTGCTGCGATCGAACCCGTACTCCGCAGCCGCTGCATCCACAAAGGCACCCAGCTCCGCTGTCCGTGCAATCAGATCCTCTTCGTCAAAGACCCCTTCGGCCAAGCGGCGGAAGAAACGGGGCATCCCGTTCTCCGACACGTTACCGCGTACGCCCAGAATGCCTGCTCCTGGGGCAATCAATTCGCCAAGACCTACCAGATCGTCCTCGGTTCCACCTGTCCCGTGAAGCAGCAGCAGCGTTGGGGAATCCGGCTGTGCACCTGCTTTATAAATATGTTTCATCGTATTGGTTGTAGTCATGATTTGGACTCTCCTTTCCACTCACGTACTTGAATGGGTGGCAGCAATTTCTCGATCTGTTCACGCTGTGGTTCATACCATTCAGGCAGCATCAGTTTCTCGCCCATGCTCTCCTGAGGTTCATCCCGTGCAAATCCCGGAGGATCGGTAGCCAGTTCGAACAATATGCCTCCCGGTTCCCGGAAATACACGGCATTGAAGTACTGACGGTCGATTACAGGGGTTGGATGATAGCCTGCTTTCTCCAGATCCCGCTGCATTTGCTCTTGCTCTGTATAATCTTTTGCACGCCACGCAATGTGGTGCACCGTACCTGCTCCACCAATTCCCCGCTGGAATCCGGTAGATTGAACGTCGATGATTTGCCCGATGTCACCGGTCGCATGGAGGCGAATCAATCCATTCTCTTCCCCTACCTGCTCCAGGCCGAGCATGGAAACCAGCACGTCAGTGGTTTTCTCAGGAACATGGCTGAACAGGACTGCGCCGCCAAAACCTTTGATGGCATGCTCAGGAGTTACACCGTTGAATGTCCATTTACTTGGCTGGCCCTCTTCGCGTTCAACCAGTTCAAGCAGCAGGCCGCCTTTGTCGAAGAAGCGAATATATTGCTCACCGAATCTTGTTTTGTTTTCAAACGGAATATCGAAGGAAGCGAGACGTTCTTTCCAGAATGGCAGACTTCCCACCGGAATCGCATATACCGTCACTCCGGTCTGTCCGGAACCAATGACACCTCTCATGGCATTTTGGTGCGGGAAGAAGGTAATGATTGTACCTGGCGCCCCATCCTCATTTCCGTAATACAGATGGTAGACATCCGGTGCATCGAAGTTAATTGTTTTTTTCACCAGTCTCAGGGCCAATACCCCTGCATAAAAGTCTACATTTTTTTGTGCATCATCTACAAAAGCCGTAACGTGATGGATACCTGAAGTTCTGAACATAATCTCCACTCCCTTAGTTTTACTTTTATCATGGTTGAATGTAGCGGTTCGTTATTCATTGTTGTTTGTTTATTTATCTTTAATTTAAGATTCTTTAAATTTATATTAATCCATTGGTGATCGAATTGCAAGCTTTTTGTTTTAAAATTAAGATTGTTGCACCGTTGCTGTTGTTAACCCCTGCTTAGCAGAATTTCGCACAAAAAACAGGTCCCCGAAAGAATCGGAAACCTGTTCTCTTGAGTCCTTTTTAAGTCAATTTCAATCGTTTGGGTGGATTCACCAGATCTTTGTGTTCGTATTCATCCTTGATGTCCCCTACGATTTCTTCCAAAATGTCTTCCATCGTAACCAAACCTATTGTGGCACCCTCATCATTCTGAACGCTCGCCATATGCACCCGACTCTGCTGCATTTGGATCAGAACGTCCTTAATCGGAGATTTCTCTGAAAAAGCAGGCATGTCATGAATGTAGGCATCCATGCTGAATGATCTGCCTGCAGCCACACTGGTCAGCATTTCTTTTGTATTAATGAAGCCGATAAAGCGAGCCGCATCCCCGTTCGCAATGACTGGGTATCTCGTATACTCGTGCCGATTCAGCACTTCAATGACCTGATTAAGCGGCATTTCCTTGTTCAGCGTAACAATTTTTTCTTTGCGAATCATAATCTCCTGCAGCAGACGCTCATCAAACGCAAAAATGTTTTTCAGATAGTCCAGCTCGGTCTGATTGATCTCCCCGCTCTCGTAACTCTGGGCTACAATCAGCTTCAATTCCTCTTCGGAGTGAACCGTATCGTGTCCGGCAGGCTTGATGCCAAAGATCCCGAGCAGCACCCGTGCAGCTCCATTGAGGGCATAGATGAACGGATTCATGATCTTACCAAACCAGTACAGCGGTGGTGCAAGTAAAAGCGTCATTCTCTCTGCAAATTGGATCGCCAGCGTTTTGGGGGCGAGCTCACCAATAACCACATGCAGAAACGTAATGATCGCCAAGGCAATCCCGTAGGATAGTACCGTCGACACTGCTGCTGGCACTTCAAGTCGCTCGAACAGCGGATGAAGCATTTTTTCAACCGTAGGTTCACCCAAGGCTCCCAGAACGAGAGCCGTGATCGTAATCCCCAGCTGACATGCGGATAGGTAATAGTCCAGATTGTGTGCGACTTTCTTGGCCATGACCGCTTTTTTGTTGCCTTCGGAGATCAGCTGATCAATTCGTGACATCCGCACTTTCAGAATGGCGAATTCAGCACCGACGAAGAAGGCAGTGAGCCCTATAAATACGGCTACTAAAAATA contains these protein-coding regions:
- a CDS encoding GNAT family N-acetyltransferase, with amino-acid sequence MMKPDRNEPHLQLRPARREDAEQVILLLYQAIGDIAYALAGESNHEQAMQILKQFYMQEDNRISYRHVTVMEHGEHIAGILVAYDGSEAERLDQPILDRPGRSQDEKFALIKETRPGEYYLDTLSVSETYQGQGIGRALMAVFEQQGRELGHDRVALIVERDNGRALMLYERQGYTKDDVIVIAGHEYNHMIKPIQQG
- the ilvA gene encoding threonine ammonia-lyase IlvA, with translation MKPVEQESTENKSSGHAGVGMEDIVRAHHVLREVIVRTPLQRDAVLSAKYNCNVYLKREDLQVVRSFKIRGAYNMIRSLTPAELEKGIVCASAGNHAQGVAFSCNALGINGKIFMPSTTPNQKVKQVRRFGGSNVEVVLIGDTYDDAYAEAMRACDEQGMTFIHPFDQPKIIAGNGTVAMEIMESLDENADYVFVTIGGGGLAAGVGTYMKTVSPETRIIGVEPLGAASMSEAMFRKQVVTLDDIDKFVDGAAVKRVGDLTYNICSSTLDDIVKVPEGKACTTILELYNENAIVVEPAGSLAVAALEQYREQIMGKTVVCVISGGNNDIDRMQEIKERSLIYEGLKYYFMVNFPQRAGALREFLEEVLGPNDDITRFEYTKKHDKENGPALVGIELMYKEDYQPLIERMNRKGIAYTELNKNLNLFNMLI
- a CDS encoding alpha/beta hydrolase — its product is MNAIHSNHSYGSSAFIHTRDGRKLHYMSKGSGNPIVVFESGMGFSRSAWGLVVPQVAEHTQSVVYDRSGLGRSEADTEQRSLRRLAEDLGDLLTALGPGPFILVGHSWGGPIVRAAAAGDLSRIRGLILVDPSDENCELYFSTMAKTSFAVNRFLLPLMARTGLYRKMGSKPGQVQPDDVAQDHQEEDFTVQASRTMAAESVTFLDDLASLRHTPPELGNLEVSIISGTKAGKGEQKIRPAIVSAHRKTVQGLANGQWIEAGQSGHMVTFTDPQIIIDEILRMANDSGLGASLGQK
- a CDS encoding beta-glucosidase family protein, which encodes MERNIKELVQQMTLEEKAGMCSGLDFWHLKGVERLGIPSIMVTDGPHGLRKQDGSADHLGLTSSVPATCFPSAVGLASSWDTELARQVGVALGEECQAEEVSVLLGPGVNIKRSPLGGRNFEYFSEDPLLSTRMATGHIQGVQSQGVGTSLKHFAVNNQEERRMSIDAVVDERTLREIYLASFEGAVKDGQPWTVMCSYNKVNGTYAGENEWLLTDILKEEWGHEGLVVSDWGAVNERADALSAGLELEMPASGGIGERKVIDAIENGKLSLEKLDRAVERLLILIFKAADQKRKGATYNKEEHHQLARKVASESMVLLKNEDQLLPLKREGKLALIGAFARKPRFQGGGSSHINPTQVDDIVEEMTRLAGTETEITYAPGYRIEADDVDDQLMTEAVQAAQAADTAVVFVGLPDRYESEGYDRAHLRLPDNHIRLIEEVAKVQSRIVVVLSNGSPVEMPWLPQAKAVLEAYLGGQAVGGAIADLLYGEVNPSGKLAETFPAQLSHNPSFLNFPGEGDRVDYKEGIFVGYRYYDKKQIEPLFPFGYGLSYTTFEYTDLSVDRNELTDQDEVEVRVKVTNTGDRTGKEVVQLYISDVESTVIRPVKELKAFAKVELEPGASEVVRFTLNKRSFAYYNVDMKDWHVETGEFDIQVGSSSKDIHLIKRIKVESTATFIPTYTRNSTLGDIQRDPANKRLLEKAMQQFQEASGMGGDDAGEHADMMAAMMKYMPLRALVAFSGGAMSEEAMNQLLDQLNSKDHGIRA
- a CDS encoding alpha/beta hydrolase, coding for MKHIYKAGAQPDSPTLLLLHGTGGTEDDLVGLGELIAPGAGILGVRGNVSENGMPRFFRRLAEGVFDEEDLIARTAELGAFVDAAAAEYGFDRSNVYALGYSNGANIAASLMFHQADAFKGAILHHPMVPLRGLELPDLNGLPVFIGAGENDPIVPKRETEELASLLSGAGADVKTHWERQGHQLTRTEALAAAAWFKAQV
- a CDS encoding ring-cleaving dioxygenase — its product is MFRTSGIHHVTAFVDDAQKNVDFYAGVLALRLVKKTINFDAPDVYHLYYGNEDGAPGTIITFFPHQNAMRGVIGSGQTGVTVYAIPVGSLPFWKERLASFDIPFENKTRFGEQYIRFFDKGGLLLELVEREEGQPSKWTFNGVTPEHAIKGFGGAVLFSHVPEKTTDVLVSMLGLEQVGEENGLIRLHATGDIGQIIDVQSTGFQRGIGGAGTVHHIAWRAKDYTEQEQMQRDLEKAGYHPTPVIDRQYFNAVYFREPGGILFELATDPPGFARDEPQESMGEKLMLPEWYEPQREQIEKLLPPIQVREWKGESKS
- a CDS encoding hemolysin family protein; the encoded protein is MDGIIALNLFLVAVFIGLTAFFVGAEFAILKVRMSRIDQLISEGNKKAVMAKKVAHNLDYYLSACQLGITITALVLGALGEPTVEKMLHPLFERLEVPAAVSTVLSYGIALAIITFLHVVIGELAPKTLAIQFAERMTLLLAPPLYWFGKIMNPFIYALNGAARVLLGIFGIKPAGHDTVHSEEELKLIVAQSYESGEINQTELDYLKNIFAFDERLLQEIMIRKEKIVTLNKEMPLNQVIEVLNRHEYTRYPVIANGDAARFIGFINTKEMLTSVAAGRSFSMDAYIHDMPAFSEKSPIKDVLIQMQQSRVHMASVQNDEGATIGLVTMEDILEEIVGDIKDEYEHKDLVNPPKRLKLT